From a region of the Betta splendens chromosome 5, fBetSpl5.4, whole genome shotgun sequence genome:
- the kif17 gene encoding kinesin-like protein KIF17 isoform X3 — translation MGSESVRVVVRCRPLNEREKALGSHTVLSMDPQRCQCFIKKPGAADEPAKQFTFDGTYFIDQTTEQMYNESAYALVEGVTEGYNGTIFAYGQTGSGKSFTMQGLSEPAAQRGVIPRAFEHIFESIQCAENTKFLVRASYLEIYNEEIRDLLGNNTKQRLELKEHPQHGVYVRELSLHTVHSVGECERIIEQGWKNRAVAYTLMNKDSSRSHSIFTIQLEICNTDTDGQDRLRAGKLNLVDLAGSERQSKTGATGERLREATKINLSLSALGNVISALVDGRSKHIPYRDSKLTRLLQDSLGGNTRTLMIACLSPADNNYEESLSTLRYANRAKSIQNRPRINEDPKDALLREYQEEIKKLRALVSGQLGSANLSTLLAGQLSEETPDVCSRPQSSTTEADQEKIKEEYEERLAKLQAEYNAQQESKAKLQEDIATLRDSYEAKLSRLEKSRASRGRPVPKNVDSNCVKVNQVTEEQLSHSDEQVHHSAAGETSLTTLDSTTTTTTTQDVPLLDADAVIQKHPHGDGLTDSSSISTEVPLDQKQVLERLQQLEQEVVGGEQARNKELQQRHKQRKKVADQRKVQLIQALSENSEESENVVLNVYNSIQDEVYAKSQILAVVQDKLKAAKLEIRDLQAEFEVERNDYLATIRRLEREGQLLHGLLERMAPLVRRDCNYSNLDRLKKEAAWDEDSSAWRLPDVVVQRTTLPSVAPKLLARRDSAADSGEPLMMVEDRYKEMLDRSDSENIVINYFKPKRASQLLGSDTLKGHAVRSPPLVNGATHLSVSSPATSPPAASDAMLPRPFRLESLGSHASSTKVRRKKSKAHSCNEET, via the exons ATGGGGTCAGAGTCGGTGAGGGTGGTCGTTCGGTGCCGGCCCCTCAACGAGCGGGAGAAGGCGCTGGGCTCCCACACGGTGCTGTCCATGGACCCGCAGCGCTGCCAGTGCTTCATAAAGAAGCCCGGGGCGGCGGACGAGCCGGCCAAACAGTTCACCTTCGATGGGACCTATTTTATCGACCAAACCACCGAGCAGATGTACAACGAGAGCGCCTACGCGTTGGTCGAG GGCGTCACTGAGGGTTATAATGGCACCATTTTTGCTTATGGGCAAACTGGGAGTGGAAAGTCATTCACCATGCAGGGTCTGTCTGAGCCTGCAGCCCAGAGGGGAGTCATCCCACGGGCCTTTGAGCACATCTTTGAGAGCATCCAG TGTGCAGAAAATACAAAATTCCTGGTGAGGGCCTCCTACTTGGAGATTTACAATGAGGAAATCAGAGACCTTTTGGGAAACAACACCAAGCAGAGATTGGAG CTGAAAGAGCACCCACAGCACGGGGTGTACGTCCGGGAGCTTTCCCTGCACACTGTGCACAGTGTGGGGGAGTGTGAGAGGATCATAGAGCAGGGCTGGAAGAACCGGGCCGTGGCCTACACGCTGATGAACAAAGACTCCTCCCGCTCCCACTCAATCTTCACCATCCAGTTGGAGATCTGCAACACTG ACACAGATGGTCAGGACCGTCTACGAGCAGGTAAACTCAACCTCGTGGACCTGGCAGGGAGTGAGCGTCAGTCAAAGACCGGTGCGACTGGCGAGCGACTGCGTGAGGCCACCAAGATCAACCTCTCCCTTTCGGCCCTGGGAAACGTCATCTCTGCCCTGGTGGACGGCCGCTCCAAGCACATCCCCTACCGAGACTCCAAGCtgaccaggctgctgcaggactcGTTGGGGGGGAACACCCGCACCCTGATGATCGCCTGCCTCTCCCCCGCAGACAACAACTACGAGGAAAGCCTGAGCACGCTGCGCTACGCGAACCGGGCCAAGAGCATCCAGAATAGACCTCGCATCAACGAGGATCCCAAGGATGCTCTGCTCCGAGAGTATCAGGAAGAGATCAAGAAGTTGCGGGCCCTGGTCTCAGGTCAGCTAGGCTCCGCCAACCTTTCAA CTCTGTTAGCTGGTCAGTTGTCTGAGGAGACCCCTGATGTTTGTTCAAGGCCGCAGTCCAGCACCACAGAAGCCGATCAGGAGAAGATTAAGGAG GAGTACGAAGAGAGGCTGGCCAAGCTGCAGGCTGAGTACAACGCCCAGCAGGAGTCCAAAgcaaagctgcaggaggacattGCCACACTGCGGGACTCTTATGAAGCCAAGCTTTCTCGTCTAGAGAAGAGCcgagccagcagggggcgccctGTTCCAAAGAATG TGGACTCCAACTGTGTGAAAGTGAATCAAGTCACTGAAGAGCAGCTTAGTCACAGTGATGAGCAAGTGCACCACAGTGCAGCCGGGGAAACCTCTTTGACCACATTagactccaccaccaccaccaccaccaca CAGGATGTTCCTCTacttgatgctgatgctgtcatCCAAAAACATCCACATGGAGATGGACTCACAGACTCGTCTAGTATTTCCACAGAAGTACCTCTGGACCAGAAACAGGTCCTGGAAAG gctgcagcagctggaacaggaggtggtgggaggagAACAGGCCCGGAACAAAGaactgcagcagagacacaagcagaggaagaaagtgGCGGACCAAAGAAAAGTCCAGCTCATTCAGGCGCTGTCGGAGAACAGCGAGGAGAGCGAAAACGTGGTGCTGAATGTCTACAATTCCATCCAAGATGAAGTCTACGCCAAAAGCCAAATCCTCGCTGTGGTGCAGGACAAG ctgaaagcagccaaacTGGAGATACGGGACCTGCAGGCAGAGTTTGAGGTGGAGAGAAACGACTACCTGGCGACCATCCGGCGGCTGGAGAGGGAGGGCCAGCTGCTGCACGGCCTCCTGGAGCGCATGGCGCCTCTGGTGCGGCGCGACTGCAACTACAGCAACCTGGACCGGCTGAAGAAGGAGGCGGCGTGGGACGAGGACAGCAGCGCATGGAGGCTGCCAGATGTGGTGGTGCAGAGGACGACGCTGCCTTCAG TGGCTCCAAAGCTTTTAGCTCGCAGAGATTCAGCTGCTGACAGTGGAGAGCCACtcatg ATGGTGGAAGACCGGTATAAGGAAATGCTGGATCGCAGTGACAGCGAGAACATCGTCATCAACTACTTCAAGCCAAAGAGAGCCAGCCAACTGCTTGGAAGTGACACGTTGAAGGGACACG ccgtcCGCTCTCCTCCCCTCGTGAACGGTGCGACCCACCTGTCCGTGAGCAGTCCTGCCACGAGCCCACCCGCGGCCTCAGACGCCATGCTGCCGCGGCCCTTCCGCCTGGAGTCGCTGGGCAGCCACGCGTCCAGCACCAAGGTGAGGCGCAAAAAGAGCAAAGCTCACAGCTGCAACGAGGAGACATGA